The Plasmodium chabaudi chabaudi strain AS genome assembly, chromosome: 14 genome contains the following window.
TTATGGATGAAGCTGAAATGTTATTACAATACCATGCTGTAAATATGGATGGTTACAAAGTATATCATAGACACAGTGATGATACAATTCAATATTATAAGAAACATGGAAATACTAcaattcataaatataatcatCAAATTAGGGATTCCAATAGGGTATGAATTAACGAGAAACAATTTTAAGTCATAAAATTAAgttgaaattaaaatataattattacatatatatatatatatacatacatacatacatacatacataCTTTTTTCTCGTTCATTAGTATAATGCTGTAATAAACATGATATGGGACCCAAATAATGTTCAAACTTTTGATGATAAAGTTATTAAAGGTATTAAGCAAATAATCGATCGATTTAATATACGATTGCCAATATGAAACATTTCatgctttattatttccatattctattactatttttatctgCTAGTCGTTAATTTTCGTAATATCCgaatttacatatatgcaaaaatattattttttttagaaaaagatGTATGTGAATACTCTccgaatttaaaaatgatccAAGCACGTTACAAAAATGAGTCTTTATCGTTCCATGGATATTACTATGCTTTAtccaaaaaaattcaagtaaggaaacatttttttcgttcATCCctctaaaaataaaaatttccatattatatatcgTAATTTATgcaaaacatatatatttttaattcactTTTAGGTATCAGACGACACAACTATAATTGTTTATACATCATCTGATGCAGATGACTATAACGATTTcgatagaaaaaaatatacaaaccCTATTGTAGAAAGTGCAAACTTATTTAAACCACGAATTTATTcagaaaatgatattataaatgGAGAATTGACAAAAATTTTTGTTAACTTATCGGGATatgtaattaaaaaaatcgatGATTATGTTGATATTACCTATGTCAACTCTGTAAGCAatctaaaaattttaataacataataattttattccacaatttattttttatttcattatcctattttaacatttatataaatgtacatatttatatcatatgACATTCATCCACACAAAAactatcatattttattttatatatttacccatttttattttatgttcaCAGATTAGCGTTAATGCTGATTTTTTTGAAGATTCAATAGCTAGAATAATTAACTCAGCACATATactaaattttatgaaattatCTACCACATTTTACAAAGAATAAATACCCATTCCTCataatactttttatatt
Protein-coding sequences here:
- a CDS encoding fam-a protein produces the protein MSKGYFKIIFSLLISSLYMSNKALAGEPDSGIGNLRKFARSSTTPNSANNDSEETNEKRPFNLIMGIEETKIAEQVMDEAEMLLQYHAVNMDGYKVYHRHSDDTIQYYKKHGNTTIHKYNHQIRDSNRYNAVINMIWDPNNVQTFDDKVIKEKDVCEYSPNLKMIQARYKNESLSFHGYYYALSKKIQVSDDTTIIVYTSSDADDYNDFDRKKYTNPIVESANLFKPRIYSENDIINGELTKIFVNLSGYVIKKIDDYVDITYVNSISVNADFFEDSIARIINSAHILNFMKLSTTFYKE